A portion of the Edaphobacter lichenicola genome contains these proteins:
- a CDS encoding ArsR/SmtB family transcription factor — translation MIDHLSTTFAALSDPTRRAILARLAMGETSVKELAEPFSISAPSITKHLKVLERAGLITRSRDAQWRPCRLEAAPLLAVSDWIENYRRFWEHRMNRLDDYLSTLEIKEARKHARKRKP, via the coding sequence ATGATCGATCATCTCAGCACGACATTTGCGGCACTCTCAGATCCAACACGGCGTGCGATCCTGGCGCGCCTGGCTATGGGAGAAACATCCGTCAAGGAGCTGGCAGAGCCCTTTTCTATCAGTGCGCCATCCATCACCAAACATCTCAAGGTCCTCGAACGCGCGGGCCTCATCACGCGTAGCCGCGACGCGCAGTGGCGTCCCTGCCGTCTGGAGGCTGCTCCACTGCTTGCGGTTTCCGATTGGATAGAGAACTATCGCCGTTTCTGGGAACACCGTATGAATCGGCTCGATGACTACCTTTCCACACTTGAGATAAAGGAGGCCAGGAAACATGCTCGTAAAAGGAAACCCTGA
- a CDS encoding SRPBCC domain-containing protein: protein MLVKGNPEVTVTLPSETEIRFTCVFHRPQEVLFEAWTRPEHIRHWWGCDGSSISVCEVDLRVGGSWKVIMRMSDGSDHPFRGVYREIAPGERVVYSECYDAPQFGSPEWLSTVNFEEIEGGTRLIHTIRHRSRQARDGHLETGMETGAIQSLHHLDEQVVRMLKGNVPN from the coding sequence ATGCTCGTAAAAGGAAACCCTGAAGTCACCGTGACCCTTCCCTCGGAAACAGAGATTCGCTTTACGTGTGTCTTCCATCGGCCGCAGGAAGTTCTGTTTGAGGCGTGGACCCGCCCGGAACATATTCGCCATTGGTGGGGCTGCGATGGCTCAAGCATTTCCGTGTGTGAGGTCGATCTACGCGTCGGAGGTTCGTGGAAGGTCATTATGCGAATGTCAGATGGAAGCGATCATCCATTCCGCGGCGTCTATCGAGAGATTGCACCCGGAGAACGGGTCGTCTACAGCGAGTGCTACGATGCACCGCAATTTGGCAGTCCCGAATGGCTTTCCACTGTGAACTTCGAGGAGATTGAGGGCGGAACAAGACTCATTCATACCATCCGGCACCGTTCTCGTCAGGCACGCGACGGACATCTGGAGACAGGAATGGAAACGGGGGCCATCCAATCGCTCCATCATCTCGACGAACAAGTCGTACGAATGCTCAAAGGCAATGTACCAAACTAA